From the genome of Ectobacillus sp. JY-23, one region includes:
- a CDS encoding GNAT family N-acetyltransferase has protein sequence MNIVTLVEINEDNWYTCCQLQVSAAQAAFLEPNAISILQAKFQLTLRPYAIYYGDEMAGFLMYNTELEELDGYWVYRIMIGERFQGRGIGKAATKLMLAEIAALPDARKIVVGYHPTNEGAHHLYKSLGFVDEGDRFGKEMAVVKYID, from the coding sequence ATGAACATAGTTACACTTGTTGAAATAAACGAAGACAATTGGTATACGTGCTGTCAGCTTCAAGTTTCTGCTGCACAAGCCGCGTTTTTAGAGCCGAATGCTATCTCCATTCTACAGGCTAAATTCCAGCTCACTCTCCGTCCATACGCCATCTACTACGGAGATGAAATGGCAGGATTTCTTATGTATAACACAGAGCTTGAGGAGTTGGACGGGTATTGGGTGTACCGCATTATGATTGGCGAAAGATTTCAAGGCAGAGGCATCGGGAAAGCAGCTACAAAGCTGATGCTCGCGGAGATCGCTGCACTGCCGGATGCTCGTAAAATTGTGGTCGGCTATCACCCGACGAACGAAGGTGCGCATCACTTATACAAAAGCCTCGGCTTTGTTGATGAAGGAGATCGCTTTGGGAAAGAAATGGCTGTGGTGAAGTATATAGATTAA
- a CDS encoding sensor histidine kinase — protein MRKTKFRLFPDNMGHFPLVWLIYLLMPLYYVLQEPIGKRIAGCIMLAIFVVIYRQAYFATKYFFGLIALQMLIIFTLSWFYHVNYIYMGFFPANFIGAAKTRKTFAALFAMLAALVALVLWKYGLRGSIKDILGATPAFVLMFVFPFVNRSMMKRHELQLQLKEANEQIQLLTKKEERQRIARDLHDTLGHTLSLITLKSQLVERLVTKQPERAQMEAKEIAKTSRAALKQVRELITDMRSVTIAEEIMQVQAILQAADIAFIYDVEADLENIPPLTQNVLGMCLREAVTNVVKHSQAKECRVGVYVTKGETVLEIRDDGIGIQKKEGNGLNGILERIGLLEGILRIVSGDQGTTLIIAIPIVRKQKDGMTG, from the coding sequence ATGAGAAAAACGAAATTCCGGCTGTTCCCGGACAATATGGGCCATTTCCCCCTTGTATGGTTAATTTACTTATTGATGCCATTATATTATGTGCTACAAGAACCGATAGGAAAAAGGATTGCCGGTTGTATTATGCTGGCAATCTTTGTTGTTATCTATAGGCAGGCTTATTTTGCAACAAAGTATTTCTTTGGTTTGATTGCGTTACAAATGCTCATCATTTTCACGTTGTCGTGGTTTTATCATGTCAATTATATATATATGGGCTTTTTCCCGGCGAACTTCATAGGTGCCGCCAAAACTCGAAAAACCTTTGCGGCGTTATTTGCCATGCTAGCGGCATTAGTTGCCTTGGTGCTTTGGAAATATGGGTTGAGGGGTTCTATTAAAGATATATTGGGCGCCACGCCTGCATTTGTTCTCATGTTCGTCTTTCCGTTTGTCAACCGCTCTATGATGAAGCGGCACGAACTTCAGTTGCAATTGAAGGAAGCGAACGAGCAAATTCAACTTTTGACTAAGAAGGAAGAGCGCCAACGGATTGCGCGCGATTTGCATGACACACTAGGTCATACGTTATCATTGATTACGTTGAAAAGTCAGCTTGTGGAAAGACTTGTCACGAAGCAGCCAGAACGTGCACAAATGGAGGCGAAAGAGATTGCAAAAACCTCCCGCGCGGCATTGAAGCAGGTACGGGAGTTGATTACAGATATGCGCTCTGTTACGATTGCCGAAGAAATTATGCAGGTGCAAGCGATTTTGCAGGCAGCGGATATTGCGTTTATCTACGATGTAGAAGCAGATTTAGAGAATATCCCCCCACTTACACAAAATGTCCTGGGCATGTGCTTGCGTGAGGCTGTGACAAATGTCGTGAAGCACAGCCAAGCAAAGGAATGCAGAGTCGGAGTGTATGTGACGAAAGGGGAAACTGTGCTTGAGATACGTGATGACGGAATTGGCATTCAAAAAAAAGAAGGAAACGGGTTGAATGGCATCTTAGAGAGAATTGGCTTACTTGAAGGAATACTACGCATTGTTTCCGGAGACCAAGGCACGACATTAATAATTGCGATTCCCATCGTGAGAAAACAAAAGGACGGGATGACAGGGTGA
- a CDS encoding PadR family transcriptional regulator has product MTDFKVSSDLLRGHTDTIILKLLMSGDKYGYEISKLILTNSNHEYELKESTMFSSLKRMEKDGNVTSYWGDESQGGRRKYYTITEKGKATYLENKQNWDHAKRILDLLL; this is encoded by the coding sequence ATGACGGATTTTAAGGTTTCTTCTGACCTGCTTAGAGGACACACCGATACGATCATTTTAAAGCTGCTGATGAGCGGCGATAAGTATGGCTACGAAATATCTAAACTCATACTTACAAACTCTAACCATGAATATGAGCTGAAAGAATCAACGATGTTTTCTAGTTTGAAACGAATGGAGAAAGACGGGAATGTCACTTCGTATTGGGGAGATGAGAGTCAAGGCGGACGAAGAAAATATTACACCATTACAGAAAAAGGCAAAGCCACTTATCTTGAGAATAAGCAAAACTGGGACCACGCCAAGCGGATTCTTGATTTATTATTATAA
- a CDS encoding SDR family oxidoreductase: protein MKVLVTGASGNVGQYVTNELLQMGERVVAAGTRVEKLDKLFGSEVEKVVLDFTNPATYETALQDVDRVFLIRPPHLGKPEDLYPFIDAMKQHHIKLVSFLSLMGVEKNTIPPHHKIEKYIEASRLPYAHIRPGFFMQNLSGIHAVEIRERNAVFVPAGNSKTSFIDAEDIGLAAAILLRSPETYQYTAHTLTGGEALDYYQIADILTKVTGRTITYAKPSYWKYRRYYIKQRGLDKAYVNVTVALYFMTRLGTAKAVTTDFIKLTGRQPRTFEEFARKHIDSFMSVSRGK, encoded by the coding sequence ATGAAGGTATTAGTAACTGGAGCCTCCGGCAATGTAGGGCAGTATGTCACAAATGAGCTGTTACAGATGGGGGAGAGAGTTGTCGCAGCGGGAACTCGTGTCGAGAAGCTGGACAAGCTGTTTGGTAGCGAAGTGGAGAAGGTTGTATTGGATTTTACAAATCCCGCTACTTACGAAACAGCATTACAAGATGTAGACCGTGTGTTTCTGATAAGACCACCGCATCTTGGCAAACCGGAGGATTTATATCCGTTTATTGATGCGATGAAGCAGCATCATATAAAGTTAGTATCTTTTTTATCGCTGATGGGCGTTGAGAAAAATACCATTCCCCCTCATCATAAGATTGAAAAATACATAGAAGCATCCCGTCTGCCGTATGCACATATTCGTCCCGGCTTTTTTATGCAAAACCTATCGGGTATACATGCTGTAGAGATTCGGGAAAGAAATGCAGTTTTTGTGCCGGCAGGTAACAGTAAAACCAGTTTTATCGATGCGGAAGACATTGGCTTGGCAGCGGCAATCTTGCTCCGCAGCCCTGAAACCTATCAATATACGGCCCATACGCTTACTGGGGGAGAGGCGCTTGATTATTATCAAATCGCGGATATTCTCACAAAAGTAACAGGAAGAACAATCACCTACGCAAAGCCAAGCTATTGGAAGTACAGAAGATACTATATCAAGCAGCGAGGCCTTGATAAGGCGTATGTGAATGTAACAGTAGCGTTGTATTTCATGACGCGGCTGGGAACGGCCAAGGCTGTTACTACAGATTTTATAAAGCTGACTGGCAGGCAGCCGCGTACGTTTGAGGAGTTTGCGAGAAAGCATATTGATTCATTTATGTCAGTATCGCGAGGGAAATAG
- a CDS encoding NUDIX hydrolase: protein MFIVNVEGAIKKGDRWLVIERSRQEEHAGGLLSLVGGKVEQEGNTTDILERTLRREIEEEVGVQINNMTYIHSTSFVTERGVHVVNVVFLCEHESGEARPLSLEEVEHVYWLTTEEILQHPQAPSYLKESIEQAEAKGGWSLENNLSC from the coding sequence ATGTTTATTGTAAATGTGGAAGGTGCAATCAAAAAAGGTGATAGATGGCTTGTGATAGAAAGAAGCAGGCAGGAAGAGCATGCAGGCGGCTTGCTGTCGCTTGTTGGGGGGAAGGTAGAGCAGGAAGGAAACACGACAGATATCTTGGAGCGAACCCTGCGGCGTGAAATAGAGGAGGAAGTCGGTGTACAGATAAATAACATGACGTATATCCATAGTACTTCATTTGTGACAGAGCGCGGTGTACACGTGGTGAACGTTGTATTTCTTTGTGAGCACGAGTCTGGAGAAGCTAGGCCATTATCTCTTGAAGAAGTTGAGCATGTGTATTGGTTAACAACGGAAGAGATCCTGCAGCACCCGCAGGCTCCAAGCTATTTAAAAGAGAGTATTGAACAGGCAGAAGCAAAGGGAGGGTGGAGCCTTGAAAACAATTTATCTTGTTAG
- a CDS encoding response regulator transcription factor, whose protein sequence is MIRVIIAEDQRMLRGALGALLDLENDIEVVGQAANGEEALMLIANVKPDICILDIEMPLKSGLDVAEELQKQKSTCRVVILTTFARPGYFGRAMKAGIYGYLLKDGPVEDLAVSLRNVMDGKREISQDLMFGMWQEVNPLTERERELLLFAREGKTTNEIAMLMYLSAGTVRNYMSEVLNKLHVRNRIEAIAVAEEKGWL, encoded by the coding sequence GTGATACGGGTTATAATTGCTGAAGATCAACGCATGCTTCGAGGAGCGCTCGGAGCTTTGTTAGATTTGGAGAATGATATAGAAGTAGTAGGGCAGGCAGCGAACGGGGAAGAAGCCCTGATGTTAATTGCAAATGTAAAGCCAGATATCTGTATATTAGATATTGAGATGCCACTAAAAAGCGGCTTGGATGTGGCAGAAGAGCTACAAAAACAAAAATCTACATGTCGAGTCGTCATTTTGACGACATTTGCGCGTCCGGGATACTTTGGACGTGCAATGAAAGCTGGCATTTACGGTTATTTACTTAAAGATGGACCAGTAGAAGATTTGGCCGTATCTCTTCGTAATGTAATGGACGGAAAGCGTGAGATTTCTCAAGATCTAATGTTTGGAATGTGGCAGGAAGTTAACCCGTTAACAGAGAGAGAAAGAGAATTGCTTTTGTTCGCACGGGAAGGAAAGACGACCAATGAGATTGCTATGCTTATGTATTTATCTGCAGGAACAGTGCGAAACTATATGTCTGAAGTTTTGAATAAGCTTCATGTTCGTAATCGTATTGAAGCCATTGCTGTGGCAGAGGAAAAAGGCTGGCTGTAG
- a CDS encoding NADP-dependent oxidoreductase, giving the protein MKAMIIETYGKVPLRLADMPLPEIGEHDVLAEIHAASINPIDFKIRDGKVKLLLQYKMPLILGNDFSGVITKVGTKVTRFQVGDEIYGRPRKSRIGTFAEYIAVHEEDIAHKPKNTSFEEAASIPLVGLTSYQALHDVMHLQKGQKVLIQAGAGGVGTFAIQLAKYMGAVVATTTSEAGTALVTSLGADTIINYKTERFEEVLQDYDAVFDTIGGKTLEQAFQVVKPGGKIVSVSGVPNARFADEYGAGFFKKQLFTLVSRKLTALEKQHHAEYTFLFMKPSGEQLRIIANLIEAGHIKPVIDKVFSLEDAQQAMTYSETGRAKGKIIIKIK; this is encoded by the coding sequence ATGAAAGCAATGATTATTGAAACATACGGAAAGGTTCCGCTGCGTCTAGCAGATATGCCACTTCCGGAAATTGGGGAACATGACGTACTCGCGGAAATTCACGCCGCAAGCATCAATCCCATTGATTTTAAAATACGTGATGGAAAGGTAAAGCTATTACTTCAATATAAGATGCCACTCATTTTAGGAAATGATTTTTCCGGCGTTATCACGAAGGTGGGAACAAAGGTCACCCGTTTTCAAGTGGGCGATGAAATATACGGTCGTCCGCGCAAGAGCCGCATTGGTACGTTTGCGGAATATATTGCCGTTCATGAGGAGGATATAGCGCACAAACCTAAAAATACAAGCTTTGAAGAAGCAGCATCTATCCCGCTTGTAGGTCTCACCTCCTACCAGGCCCTGCATGATGTTATGCATCTACAAAAGGGGCAAAAGGTTTTGATTCAAGCTGGTGCCGGCGGTGTTGGTACCTTTGCAATTCAGCTAGCGAAATACATGGGCGCCGTTGTAGCGACGACGACTAGTGAAGCCGGTACTGCGCTCGTAACATCCCTCGGCGCAGACACCATCATTAATTATAAAACGGAGCGCTTTGAAGAAGTGCTGCAGGATTATGACGCGGTATTTGACACCATCGGCGGCAAGACGCTCGAACAGGCATTTCAAGTTGTGAAACCGGGCGGCAAAATCGTTTCAGTTTCAGGCGTACCAAATGCTCGTTTTGCGGACGAGTACGGCGCAGGCTTTTTCAAAAAGCAGTTGTTCACCTTAGTCAGCCGCAAGCTGACAGCACTCGAAAAACAGCATCATGCCGAATATACCTTTTTATTCATGAAGCCAAGCGGCGAACAACTACGCATCATTGCAAATCTAATTGAAGCCGGGCACATCAAGCCTGTTATTGACAAAGTCTTTTCCTTAGAAGATGCCCAGCAAGCAATGACGTACTCTGAAACTGGGCGAGCAAAGGGCAAAATTATTATTAAAATCAAATAA
- a CDS encoding pentapeptide repeat-containing protein, whose amino-acid sequence MNERLKKYLDAMFSSYEHSQAVAELKEELYVSLCEKYSDLKAQGYDEEAAYQITFQSIGDIEEMVESVSEKTEPQIQKAAKHLLSEIISYISQKARELRGPGDNISKMNLRNSDLWDIVAHNKNFNYSDLKGSNFSRSDVTNSSFKCADLQDVKFDGANLTRVTFKMANLTNTSFKDAILDHTDFSYTSLSGMCFDGQTFSGTIFNCTDLTKASFKNATFKNISIKYADFSKAVFDGAQMDKLTYAVLKGAKADVSKVTII is encoded by the coding sequence ATGAACGAACGATTGAAAAAGTACTTAGATGCCATGTTTTCATCCTATGAACATTCGCAAGCAGTAGCGGAATTAAAAGAAGAATTATACGTAAGCTTGTGCGAAAAATATAGCGACTTAAAAGCGCAAGGCTATGATGAGGAAGCAGCTTATCAAATAACCTTCCAATCTATTGGAGATATTGAAGAAATGGTGGAAAGTGTATCGGAGAAAACAGAACCACAGATACAGAAAGCAGCAAAGCACTTGCTCAGTGAAATCATTTCGTATATTTCGCAAAAAGCAAGAGAGCTGCGTGGACCGGGAGACAACATTTCCAAAATGAATTTACGCAATTCCGATTTGTGGGATATCGTCGCGCATAACAAGAATTTTAATTACAGTGACTTGAAAGGCTCAAATTTTAGCCGGTCAGATGTAACAAACAGCTCGTTTAAATGCGCTGACTTACAAGATGTGAAATTCGACGGCGCGAATTTAACAAGAGTCACATTCAAAATGGCAAACCTTACAAACACCAGCTTTAAAGACGCCATATTAGACCATACGGACTTCAGCTATACTAGCTTATCCGGCATGTGCTTTGACGGTCAAACCTTTTCTGGAACAATCTTTAACTGTACAGACCTAACCAAGGCATCCTTTAAAAATGCGACATTCAAAAATATTTCCATCAAGTATGCAGATTTCTCAAAGGCCGTTTTTGACGGTGCTCAGATGGATAAACTCACTTACGCCGTTTTAAAGGGCGCAAAAGCCGATGTAAGCAAGGTAACGATTATATAG
- a CDS encoding spore germination protein, with the protein MKQISTIVETNLFYARQALHFNKEVITRTVSVAGLAIGMVYVDTIASKDVIQNHIMRPLLQLRSLSHEDAVLSVMNTIEIADAQVLSSMEEAVAELTNGKTLLFIEGTDSCIVADTSDWKDRSLAPPQTQRVLKGPQIGFTELAKNNLSLIKRVVKNADLVIEEQSIGQETQTNVSIVYLAEKVDTEILRDVKERLAAIELSAILDSSYIEEVMTDKQQTTFPLVLVTERPDVTAAHLLEGKIVIVCDGSPNVLIVPALFIQFLQSPEDYYEPSFLEWTRLLRILSFVVSIYLIPLYIAFTLFHPEMIPSELLINLAAQRQVVPLPVLAEVLLFMLLFQIVLESSIRLPNGLTLAFAIIGTIILGQSAAQAGLVQLATLVVVSATYVLNFAVPVQPFANSVKTIRYLFVFLASTFGFYGIMLGTIALVIHLCSLQSFRVPYLSPIMPLHIPDLKDTFVRTSLKKIVNTKKKYKTEQNQPSE; encoded by the coding sequence ATGAAACAAATATCAACAATCGTGGAAACGAATCTTTTTTATGCGCGGCAAGCGCTTCATTTTAACAAAGAAGTCATCACGAGAACTGTGAGCGTTGCAGGGCTTGCGATTGGTATGGTGTATGTGGACACGATTGCATCAAAGGATGTCATTCAAAATCATATCATGCGGCCCTTGCTGCAGCTGCGTTCTCTTTCGCACGAGGATGCAGTGCTCAGTGTAATGAATACGATTGAGATTGCAGATGCACAGGTGCTTTCTTCCATGGAGGAAGCTGTTGCGGAGCTGACAAACGGAAAAACGCTGTTGTTTATAGAGGGGACAGATTCTTGCATCGTCGCTGATACATCAGATTGGAAGGATCGTTCCTTAGCGCCGCCGCAAACACAGCGCGTATTAAAGGGACCGCAGATTGGCTTTACGGAGCTGGCCAAAAATAATCTATCGCTCATTAAAAGAGTTGTCAAGAATGCCGACTTGGTTATCGAGGAGCAAAGCATCGGTCAGGAAACTCAAACGAATGTATCGATTGTGTACTTAGCCGAGAAGGTAGATACAGAGATTTTACGAGATGTAAAAGAACGGCTCGCCGCCATTGAGCTATCTGCCATTCTCGATTCATCCTACATTGAAGAGGTTATGACCGACAAGCAACAAACCACCTTTCCACTTGTATTAGTGACCGAGCGACCTGATGTAACAGCGGCGCATCTGCTTGAGGGTAAGATTGTGATTGTATGTGATGGTTCTCCGAATGTACTGATTGTGCCTGCCCTATTCATTCAGTTTTTGCAGTCGCCTGAAGATTATTATGAGCCCTCTTTTTTGGAATGGACGCGACTGCTGCGGATTCTGTCTTTTGTTGTTTCCATTTATTTAATTCCACTATATATTGCATTCACATTGTTTCATCCAGAGATGATTCCGAGTGAATTACTGATTAACCTGGCGGCGCAGCGGCAGGTTGTGCCCTTACCGGTATTGGCGGAGGTGCTTCTGTTTATGTTGCTATTTCAAATTGTACTAGAAAGCTCGATTCGGCTGCCAAACGGGCTGACATTAGCGTTTGCGATTATTGGAACAATCATTTTGGGACAATCGGCGGCGCAGGCTGGCCTCGTGCAGCTGGCCACCTTGGTGGTGGTATCGGCGACGTATGTATTGAATTTCGCGGTACCGGTACAGCCTTTTGCCAATTCCGTCAAAACCATTCGCTATTTATTTGTATTTCTAGCGAGTACCTTCGGGTTTTACGGCATTATGCTGGGGACCATTGCACTTGTGATTCATCTATGCAGTTTGCAGAGCTTTCGCGTTCCGTACTTGTCGCCCATTATGCCGCTTCATATTCCTGATTTAAAAGACACGTTTGTTCGTACGAGTCTTAAAAAGATTGTAAATACGAAAAAGAAATACAAAACAGAACAGAATCAGCCGAGTGAGTGA
- a CDS encoding histidine phosphatase family protein translates to MKTIYLVRHCAAKGQEREAELTEAGYAQALELAAFLADKPIDCILSSSYKRAVQTILPLAGRLHMDVEQDERLTERILSAEHLPDWFEKLQETFMDVDLTLPGGESSRQAMERIASVVAEIWAGEAMHTVLVTHGNIMSLLLKYYDDKVGFAEWRSLSNPDVFVLRMADEVTYERIWK, encoded by the coding sequence TTGAAAACAATTTATCTTGTTAGGCACTGCGCCGCAAAAGGACAAGAACGGGAGGCGGAGCTCACTGAAGCAGGGTACGCACAGGCTTTGGAGCTCGCAGCGTTTTTGGCGGACAAGCCTATTGATTGCATTCTTTCCAGCTCCTACAAAAGAGCGGTTCAAACAATCCTGCCGCTTGCGGGGCGCTTACATATGGACGTAGAACAGGATGAGCGGTTAACAGAGCGCATACTGAGCGCAGAACACCTGCCTGATTGGTTTGAAAAACTGCAGGAAACGTTTATGGATGTCGACCTCACCTTACCGGGCGGGGAATCCAGCCGCCAAGCAATGGAGCGGATTGCATCTGTCGTTGCGGAGATATGGGCAGGGGAAGCTATGCACACGGTATTGGTGACGCACGGCAATATCATGAGCCTTCTGCTGAAGTACTACGATGATAAGGTAGGATTTGCAGAGTGGCGCAGTTTGAGTAACCCGGATGTATTTGTGCTGCGAATGGCGGACGAGGTAACCTATGAGCGGATTTGGAAATAG
- a CDS encoding YkvA family protein, with product MNRIKTWAKQLKQHIFVLYLACKSEDVPWYAKLFAVCVVAYAFSPIDLIPDFIPILGYLDDLILIPLGIMLALKLIPKHVLVSCEAEAQEMMKKEKPKNWFVGTLILLIWAFVCIWVVQSLIRK from the coding sequence ATGAATCGTATTAAAACGTGGGCAAAGCAACTCAAACAACATATTTTCGTTCTATATCTCGCCTGCAAATCGGAGGATGTGCCTTGGTACGCCAAGCTCTTTGCTGTATGTGTGGTAGCTTATGCGTTCAGCCCCATTGATCTGATACCGGACTTTATTCCGATTTTAGGCTACTTAGATGACCTAATCCTGATACCACTTGGCATTATGCTGGCACTCAAACTCATTCCTAAGCATGTGCTCGTCTCTTGCGAAGCGGAGGCACAGGAAATGATGAAAAAGGAAAAACCAAAGAACTGGTTTGTAGGCACACTCATTTTACTTATATGGGCATTCGTTTGTATCTGGGTAGTGCAGTCTCTTATCCGCAAATAA
- a CDS encoding Ger(x)C family spore germination protein — protein sequence MRYLYVIFIILSAASLSFSQGDKNELNQIGFSFAMGVDEAEKGYEVSLQLINPSALSGEKPIKNSPYVVYKASGKTIDAALEHLSVYMSRHLHLKQMQIIVIGEKMARNRPIHEIANYLLQATDIPANVLVVTTRDATAYEMLKVFAPVEGFSGLEITSILQKLGRKIPQTASDIKIDLMQQGKDLTLPYIYIMGKRKQGEKQANFETLKPTHLAYGGTALFKGEKLKGFIDSRESLYLYMLEKKTSNFLLAASCPKDEKNYFTFKVSGSRPKLRDVKINGDNIRFLFNLKLDGTVSQYNCRHDLGDPETIELLKKELVKDIEHHVEEGMVVFRNYEIDPFGLGVMLEKHSQQEWDTIKARWPALLKTTSISIDADIRIPNIGDFKVGSE from the coding sequence ATGAGGTATCTATATGTTATATTTATTATTTTGTCAGCTGCTTCGCTCTCGTTTTCACAGGGTGATAAAAATGAATTAAATCAAATTGGCTTTTCCTTTGCGATGGGTGTAGACGAGGCAGAGAAGGGCTATGAGGTGTCATTGCAGCTCATCAATCCAAGCGCTTTATCGGGCGAAAAACCGATCAAAAACTCTCCTTATGTAGTATATAAAGCAAGCGGTAAGACAATTGATGCTGCCCTAGAGCACCTGTCTGTGTATATGTCACGTCATTTGCATCTAAAGCAAATGCAAATTATCGTCATTGGCGAAAAGATGGCACGAAACAGACCGATTCATGAGATTGCTAACTATCTATTGCAGGCGACGGATATCCCAGCCAATGTTCTGGTTGTAACGACAAGAGATGCAACCGCTTATGAGATGCTCAAGGTCTTTGCACCTGTGGAAGGATTTTCGGGCCTTGAAATCACAAGCATCCTGCAAAAGCTGGGAAGAAAAATTCCGCAAACGGCAAGTGATATTAAAATCGATTTAATGCAGCAGGGAAAAGATTTGACGCTACCTTATATCTACATCATGGGCAAGCGCAAGCAAGGTGAGAAGCAAGCTAACTTTGAGACCCTAAAGCCCACGCATTTGGCGTATGGGGGAACCGCTTTGTTCAAAGGAGAAAAGCTCAAGGGCTTTATTGATTCGAGGGAATCGCTATACCTATACATGTTAGAGAAAAAAACATCTAATTTTCTGTTGGCTGCTAGCTGTCCTAAAGATGAAAAGAATTATTTTACCTTCAAGGTATCCGGCAGTCGCCCGAAGCTACGGGATGTAAAGATAAATGGAGATAACATACGTTTTCTATTTAATCTAAAGCTAGATGGTACCGTCAGTCAGTACAACTGTCGTCATGACTTAGGTGATCCTGAGACAATTGAATTACTGAAAAAGGAGCTTGTGAAGGATATTGAGCATCATGTGGAGGAGGGCATGGTGGTATTTCGGAACTATGAGATAGATCCCTTTGGGTTAGGTGTGATGCTGGAAAAGCATAGTCAGCAGGAGTGGGATACAATAAAAGCAAGGTGGCCTGCTTTACTCAAAACAACGTCTATTTCTATTGATGCGGATATCAGGATTCCAAACATCGGTGATTTTAAAGTAGGGAGTGAGTGA
- a CDS encoding GerAB/ArcD/ProY family transporter produces MQSKQAFGVIELCCTMLLFLLGSAIVLGVGLEARKYAWLAILLAGMIGTLLFGMYVYIWKHNHYGSLGFILKQQFGKYLGFVLAIIYALYFSFIASRVLIDFTQFISNSLLYNMNPFYIKVSILLLVLYTYSKGIEPFIRSAILFGFVTLLFIIAMFAFILLSDLFHLEYMKPMLPVPFANIRKAVFPLLITLPFGELIVFFTLLPYVIEKRVVWKGGSVVILVSTVILSFSAFLTISVLHPDLAWQHIFPLVKAIERVHVLNYIQRLDLIAVIIFIIGGFFKIFVFAFGSIRMMQECLPRVKPGILTTIGLSLIMGGYYFMSNNPPQHLKLGLEIVPPFVHVPLQIVVPLLLFVITAVRARLAK; encoded by the coding sequence TTGCAGTCCAAGCAAGCGTTCGGTGTCATTGAACTATGCTGTACTATGCTTTTGTTTTTGCTCGGCAGCGCTATTGTACTGGGCGTCGGGCTTGAGGCGCGCAAGTACGCTTGGCTTGCGATCTTGCTGGCCGGTATGATAGGCACACTTTTGTTTGGTATGTACGTATACATTTGGAAGCATAACCATTATGGTAGTTTAGGCTTTATTTTAAAGCAGCAATTCGGAAAATATCTTGGTTTTGTATTGGCGATTATATACGCGTTGTATTTCTCGTTTATTGCATCTAGGGTGCTTATTGATTTTACGCAGTTCATCAGCAATTCCTTACTTTATAATATGAATCCTTTTTATATCAAGGTATCCATTTTGTTATTGGTACTTTACACGTATTCTAAGGGAATTGAACCATTTATCCGCTCGGCGATCTTGTTTGGGTTTGTGACGCTTTTGTTTATCATCGCGATGTTTGCCTTCATTTTACTAAGCGATTTGTTTCATCTAGAGTACATGAAACCTATGCTCCCGGTTCCGTTTGCAAATATTCGAAAAGCGGTGTTTCCACTACTGATTACTCTTCCGTTCGGCGAATTAATCGTATTTTTCACATTGCTGCCATACGTGATAGAAAAGCGTGTTGTGTGGAAAGGCGGCAGTGTTGTGATTCTTGTATCCACCGTTATACTGTCTTTTTCTGCTTTTCTTACCATTTCCGTGCTGCACCCAGACTTAGCCTGGCAGCATATATTTCCGCTTGTAAAAGCCATTGAGCGTGTGCACGTCTTAAATTACATTCAGCGCTTAGATCTCATCGCGGTCATTATCTTTATTATCGGTGGCTTTTTTAAGATTTTTGTGTTCGCCTTCGGTTCGATTCGGATGATGCAGGAATGCTTACCACGCGTAAAACCTGGGATTCTTACTACAATTGGATTGAGTCTCATTATGGGAGGATACTATTTTATGTCCAATAATCCCCCGCAGCATCTAAAGCTAGGCTTGGAAATCGTCCCGCCCTTTGTACATGTGCCCCTGCAAATTGTTGTCCCCCTGCTTTTATTTGTCATAACAGCTGTACGAGCTAGGTTAGCTAAATAG